The Chitinophagales bacterium genome contains a region encoding:
- a CDS encoding O-antigen ligase family protein, whose translation MDQRKPYSALNTFLQAIPFLALAAGIAGMFIARAMVSISMMVMAGYAVILTDPRKTFRLFFGDPVLVSLTLIFFLYAASYFNSTEDPVFYLERLRLKLPFLALPVAFTVFKNNITARQFSLLLSFFFYIVVITTLIITVNYAADFEEINNAYKQGRVIDTPFSHIRYSLMVSFAIFTGYYLFIRRATILFAWERWLTGAFTIYLIFFIHLLAVRSGLAAFYACVIYLIFNFIFRGRQLKSALLLSAALILLPVLAYLVLPSVKAKVNYMEYDLRQLWQFNNASGLSDGGRILSIEKGMQLIREHPLTGVGIGDLKQEMTRKLCEAPEHPRDYLLPHNQFVFVAAGTGLIGLFIFCLGVFLPLFNKNRISNILFVCFNIILLSSFLTEATVEEQMGTAFYLQFLLLMVVFLQSEKS comes from the coding sequence TTGGACCAGCGAAAGCCATATTCCGCGCTCAATACCTTCCTGCAAGCCATCCCTTTTCTGGCACTTGCCGCCGGTATTGCGGGAATGTTTATCGCACGTGCCATGGTAAGCATCAGCATGATGGTGATGGCAGGTTATGCGGTAATACTCACCGATCCGCGTAAGACGTTCCGGTTGTTTTTCGGTGACCCTGTGCTGGTATCCCTCACGCTGATTTTTTTTCTCTATGCAGCAAGCTATTTCAATTCAACAGAAGACCCGGTTTTTTATCTTGAACGCCTGCGGCTCAAATTGCCTTTTCTCGCCCTCCCTGTTGCTTTCACTGTTTTCAAAAACAATATAACGGCAAGGCAGTTCAGCCTTTTGCTCAGTTTCTTCTTTTATATCGTGGTGATTACAACACTGATCATCACGGTGAACTATGCTGCGGATTTTGAGGAAATCAATAATGCGTATAAACAAGGACGCGTCATTGATACACCTTTCAGCCATATCCGGTATTCACTCATGGTTTCGTTTGCGATTTTTACAGGCTATTACCTGTTCATTCGCAGGGCTACCATCCTGTTTGCCTGGGAACGCTGGCTGACCGGCGCCTTCACCATCTACCTGATTTTCTTCATTCACCTGTTGGCAGTAAGAAGTGGCCTCGCCGCATTTTATGCCTGTGTTATTTACCTGATTTTTAACTTTATTTTTCGGGGCAGACAATTGAAATCAGCGTTGCTGCTGTCTGCCGCATTGATTCTTTTGCCCGTGCTGGCTTACCTCGTGCTGCCTTCCGTGAAAGCGAAGGTGAATTACATGGAATACGACCTGCGACAGCTGTGGCAGTTCAATAATGCATCCGGGCTTTCAGATGGCGGACGGATCTTATCCATTGAAAAAGGAATGCAACTCATCCGGGAACATCCGCTTACCGGCGTTGGTATAGGTGACCTGAAACAGGAGATGACAAGGAAGCTTTGCGAAGCGCCGGAACATCCGCGCGACTATCTGCTGCCACACAATCAGTTTGTGTTTGTGGCCGCCGGCACGGGGCTGATTGGATTATTTATTTTCTGCCTCGGCGTTTTTCTTCCGCTCTTCAATAAAAACAGGATCAGCAATATTCTGTTTGTATGCTTTAATATTATCCTGCTTTCTTCTTTCCTCACGGAAGCAACGGTGGAAGAACAAATGGGCACTGCATTCTACCTGCAGTTTCTGCTACTGATGGTTGTGTTTCTTCAATCAGAAAAATCATGA
- a CDS encoding amidohydrolase has product MNTDLHITFIQSALHWENRAANLEMFAGKINSISEATDLILLPEMFTTGFSMQPEKFAETMDGEAVQWMAAMAAGKKAVICGSLMMKDGEYYFNRLVWMRPDGTCSYYDKRHLFGLGEENQHYTAGSKRIIVEWKGWKFLPLICYDLRFPVWARNTENYDVLLYLANWPERRINAWKTLLEARAIENQCYVVGVNRVGDEDSGIHYTGESSVIDPKGEVLIREHRQEVVKTFALSGRQLAKIRESLPFLKDRDNFEIVQE; this is encoded by the coding sequence ATGAACACTGACCTGCATATTACTTTTATTCAAAGTGCACTGCATTGGGAAAATCGTGCAGCGAATCTTGAGATGTTTGCCGGAAAAATCAATTCCATCAGTGAAGCAACCGATCTGATCCTGCTGCCTGAGATGTTCACTACCGGCTTTTCGATGCAGCCGGAGAAGTTCGCCGAGACCATGGATGGCGAAGCAGTGCAATGGATGGCTGCGATGGCCGCCGGAAAAAAAGCAGTGATTTGCGGCAGCCTGATGATGAAAGACGGAGAATACTATTTCAACCGCCTGGTATGGATGAGGCCGGACGGAACATGCAGTTATTATGATAAACGGCACCTGTTTGGTTTGGGAGAAGAAAATCAGCATTACACTGCCGGCAGCAAACGCATCATCGTTGAATGGAAAGGATGGAAATTTCTTCCGTTGATTTGTTACGATCTTCGTTTTCCTGTTTGGGCCAGGAATACAGAAAATTATGATGTGCTGTTGTATCTGGCAAACTGGCCCGAACGCAGAATCAATGCCTGGAAAACACTGCTGGAAGCCAGAGCAATAGAGAATCAGTGTTATGTGGTGGGCGTAAACAGGGTGGGAGATGAGGATTCCGGTATTCATTACACCGGAGAGAGTTCGGTGATTGATCCGAAGGGTGAAGTGCTGATCCGTGAGCACCGGCAGGAAGTGGTGAAAACCTTTGCCTTATCCGGCCGTCAACTTGCTAAGATCAGGGAGTCATTACCCTTTCTCAAAGACCGCGACAATTTTGAAATAGTGCAGGAATAA
- a CDS encoding response regulator, producing the protein MKTILLIEDNKDVRENTAEILTLSNFNVITAENGKAGVELAIQEHPDLIICDIMMPVMDGYSALHTLSRNKDTASIPFIFLTAKTERSDLRKGMEMGADDYITKPFDDIELLNAVEARLNKVDALKKDFATSIEGFNEFISAAKKVQQLNLLSDEHEVRHYKKKQLIYEAGGRPMSMFFTVKGKLKNFRTNDDGKELITAIFKEGDYFGYAPLFEERPYEDTVEALEDCEIMLIPKEEFFELVSNDPTVSGRFIKMLADNLSEREEQLLQLAYNSVRKRVADSLLRVQSSYKKAGQQGNPVLHFTREDLANVVGTATESLIRTLSEFKSEKLIEIKEGKISILNEEKLRKMVN; encoded by the coding sequence ATGAAAACGATCTTATTAATAGAAGACAATAAGGATGTCCGCGAGAATACAGCGGAGATTCTGACACTTTCAAACTTCAACGTCATTACCGCCGAGAACGGCAAGGCAGGTGTTGAGCTGGCGATTCAGGAGCACCCTGATCTCATTATATGCGACATCATGATGCCTGTAATGGATGGCTACAGCGCGTTGCACACACTCAGCAGAAATAAGGATACGGCTTCCATCCCGTTTATTTTTCTCACTGCCAAAACAGAGCGCAGCGATTTGCGTAAGGGCATGGAAATGGGTGCCGATGATTATATCACCAAGCCGTTTGATGACATTGAATTGCTGAATGCAGTGGAGGCAAGGCTGAATAAGGTGGATGCACTGAAGAAGGACTTTGCCACAAGCATTGAAGGGTTTAATGAATTTATTTCGGCCGCTAAAAAGGTGCAGCAGCTCAACCTCCTTTCGGATGAACATGAAGTGCGGCACTACAAGAAGAAACAGCTGATCTATGAAGCCGGCGGAAGGCCGATGAGTATGTTTTTCACTGTGAAAGGAAAGCTGAAGAATTTCAGGACCAATGATGATGGCAAAGAACTGATTACTGCCATTTTTAAGGAAGGAGATTACTTCGGCTACGCGCCGTTGTTTGAGGAAAGACCGTATGAAGACACTGTAGAAGCATTGGAGGATTGTGAAATCATGCTGATTCCCAAAGAGGAATTCTTTGAGCTGGTGAGTAATGATCCTACAGTGTCAGGCCGGTTTATTAAAATGCTGGCGGATAACCTGTCAGAACGCGAAGAACAGCTATTGCAGCTGGCATATAATTCTGTCCGCAAGCGTGTGGCCGACAGCCTTCTTCGCGTGCAGAGTAGTTACAAGAAAGCAGGACAGCAGGGCAACCCTGTGTTGCATTTCACCCGCGAAGACCTCGCCAATGTAGTGGGCACCGCCACCGAATCGCTCATACGCACCCTGAGTGAATTTAAGAGTGAGAAACTGATAGAAATAAAGGAAGGAAAAATATCCATCCTGAATGAAGAGAAACTGAGGAAGATGGTTAACTGA
- a CDS encoding alpha/beta hydrolase, with protein MLKIFMRRRTWIIITLAVIILPVAAFKIMEAGFEISPAEMNAFFKDKPEQPVYRTYTAMNHSMFYAAAGSDTNQLVLFIHGAPGSWDNYMKYFGDTALLRRAQLASVDRPGYGQSDFGNSVTSIAAQAAMIKPILDANKSGRPAILVGHSFGGPVIARLAADYPEKIGALIFLAPAIDPDHEKIFAISYPADWTIFRWMVPTSWRVANDEKLSHVEELRKLLPIWSQIKVPCTYMYGLKDGLVPPVNVEFAKKMLVNAPLQITAFPKENHFIPWTQQDSVTKVILHYLDAKE; from the coding sequence ATGCTGAAAATATTTATGCGCCGCCGCACCTGGATTATCATCACGCTTGCGGTGATCATATTACCTGTTGCGGCATTTAAGATTATGGAAGCAGGGTTTGAAATTTCACCGGCGGAAATGAATGCTTTTTTTAAGGATAAGCCAGAGCAGCCGGTTTACCGTACCTACACGGCCATGAACCATAGCATGTTTTATGCCGCTGCCGGAAGCGACACTAATCAGCTGGTCTTGTTTATTCATGGCGCTCCGGGTTCGTGGGATAACTATATGAAATACTTTGGCGACACTGCCCTGCTTCGTCGGGCGCAGCTGGCAAGCGTTGACCGGCCCGGATACGGGCAATCGGATTTCGGCAATTCGGTAACATCGATAGCAGCGCAGGCCGCCATGATAAAACCCATACTCGACGCCAACAAATCCGGCCGGCCGGCCATACTCGTTGGCCATTCCTTTGGTGGCCCGGTGATCGCCCGTCTTGCTGCCGACTATCCGGAAAAGATTGGCGCATTGATATTCCTGGCGCCTGCCATTGACCCTGATCATGAGAAAATCTTTGCTATAAGTTATCCGGCTGACTGGACGATCTTTCGCTGGATGGTGCCCACTTCATGGAGGGTGGCAAATGATGAGAAGCTGTCACATGTGGAGGAACTGCGGAAGCTGTTGCCAATATGGTCGCAGATTAAGGTACCGTGCACGTATATGTATGGCTTGAAGGACGGCCTTGTGCCACCGGTAAATGTTGAATTTGCGAAAAAGATGCTGGTGAATGCGCCGTTACAGATCACCGCTTTCCCGAAGGAGAATCATTTTATACCGTGGACGCAGCAGGATTCTGTGACGAAGGTGATACTGCATTATCTCGATGCTAAAGAGTAA
- a CDS encoding PAS domain-containing sensor histidine kinase, with amino-acid sequence MYLICISNVDQLVRNRESNLREKQKFEALFNHATVGVVVARASGEITMANAMAEKIFGFTSEELAGKKVEQLMPSDYRAHHVHHRHSFMKDTTPRPMGEDRNLFAQRKDGTKFPVEISLSSYKIEEEVFVIAFVIDITVRKQNEDAIKMQRDELVRSANEIRQLNVQLERRVEERTLALRETLRQLELSREELRLALEKERELGDLKSRFVSMASHEFRTPLSTILSSAALIERYAHAEEQENRTKHVNRIKENVRNLTDILEDFLSLGKIEEGVVLTKPETIDVPAFFAEVIHDFDNIKRMGQKIIYTHEGDHMLSTDKHLLKNILINLLSNAIKFSDNESIVTIMSSLTWEHFRFSVKDQGIGISAEDQEHLFDRFFRGRNAANIKGTGLGLHIVSKYLELLNGKITCRSRLNEGTEFIIILKLPDHENDLINRRQ; translated from the coding sequence ATGTATCTTATTTGTATCTCCAATGTAGATCAACTGGTGCGCAACCGCGAATCCAATTTGCGCGAAAAGCAGAAATTTGAAGCGTTGTTTAATCATGCCACGGTAGGTGTGGTGGTTGCACGCGCCAGCGGCGAGATCACCATGGCCAATGCTATGGCAGAGAAAATATTCGGGTTTACCAGTGAAGAATTAGCGGGTAAAAAAGTAGAGCAGCTGATGCCTTCCGATTACAGGGCGCACCATGTGCATCACCGCCATTCCTTTATGAAGGATACCACGCCGAGGCCAATGGGCGAAGACAGGAACCTGTTTGCACAACGAAAGGACGGAACAAAATTCCCGGTAGAGATCAGCCTGAGCAGCTATAAGATTGAGGAAGAAGTTTTTGTGATTGCCTTCGTGATAGATATAACTGTGCGCAAGCAGAATGAAGATGCCATTAAGATGCAACGGGATGAGCTGGTACGGTCGGCCAATGAGATAAGGCAACTCAATGTGCAGCTGGAGCGGAGAGTGGAAGAGCGCACGCTGGCATTGAGAGAGACACTCCGGCAGCTGGAGCTGAGCCGCGAAGAGCTTCGCCTGGCATTGGAGAAGGAGCGTGAGCTGGGCGATCTGAAATCAAGATTCGTTTCGATGGCTTCGCATGAGTTCCGTACTCCGCTCAGTACCATTCTCAGTTCCGCGGCGCTGATTGAGCGATATGCCCACGCTGAAGAACAGGAAAACAGGACGAAACATGTGAACAGGATTAAGGAGAATGTCAGAAACCTGACGGATATACTCGAAGACTTCCTGTCGCTGGGAAAAATTGAAGAAGGCGTAGTGCTTACCAAGCCGGAAACGATTGATGTGCCGGCATTCTTCGCTGAGGTCATCCACGATTTTGACAACATCAAAAGAATGGGACAGAAGATTATCTATACCCACGAAGGCGATCATATGCTGAGCACCGACAAGCATCTGCTGAAGAACATTTTAATCAACCTGCTTTCCAATGCCATTAAATTTTCCGATAATGAAAGCATAGTTACCATCATGTCGTCACTGACGTGGGAACATTTTCGCTTTTCTGTAAAAGATCAGGGCATTGGTATCTCCGCAGAAGACCAGGAACACCTGTTTGACCGTTTCTTCCGTGGCCGGAATGCGGCCAACATAAAAGGCACAGGCCTTGGATTACATATAGTTTCCAAGTACCTTGAATTGCTGAATGGAAAGATTACCTGCAGAAGCCGCCTGAATGAAGGCACAGAATTTATCATCATCTTAAAATTGCCGGATCATGAAAACGATCTTATTAATAGAAGACAATAA
- a CDS encoding glycosyltransferase family 2 protein: MTPLSVVIITFNEEQNIGNCLQSVKAVADEIVVVDSFSTDHTRQIAGQYGARVIQKEFGGHIAQKNLAVSLASYPHILSLDADECLSDELIQSIVHLKSNWQHDGYFINRLTSFCGHWVRHSGWYPDRKLRLFDRNKGTFSGTNPHDRFELQAGSSSGRIRGNLLHYTADSEAGYRAKMERYADIAAAAMHRQNKTISLPMLYLKTAAAFLRNYVLRLGFLDGNTGWKVCTISAGYTFQKYAKLRKLNSDGRS, translated from the coding sequence ATGACGCCGCTATCCGTGGTCATCATTACGTTTAATGAAGAGCAAAATATCGGGAACTGCCTTCAGTCGGTGAAAGCGGTGGCAGATGAAATAGTGGTGGTGGATTCCTTCTCTACGGATCACACCAGGCAGATTGCCGGGCAGTACGGCGCCAGGGTTATTCAAAAGGAATTCGGCGGACACATTGCACAAAAAAATCTTGCTGTTTCACTGGCTTCATATCCGCATATCCTATCACTCGATGCCGATGAGTGTTTATCGGATGAATTAATACAATCCATAGTTCACCTCAAAAGCAACTGGCAGCATGACGGATATTTTATCAACCGGCTCACCAGCTTCTGCGGGCACTGGGTGCGGCACAGTGGCTGGTATCCCGACAGAAAGCTGCGGTTGTTCGACCGGAATAAAGGAACATTCAGCGGCACCAATCCGCACGACAGGTTTGAGTTGCAGGCCGGTTCATCTTCAGGAAGGATACGCGGCAACCTGCTGCATTATACAGCCGACTCCGAAGCGGGCTACCGTGCCAAGATGGAACGGTATGCAGACATTGCTGCAGCCGCAATGCACCGTCAAAACAAAACCATCAGCCTGCCAATGCTTTATCTAAAAACAGCTGCAGCTTTTTTGCGGAATTATGTTTTGCGGCTGGGCTTCCTCGATGGCAATACGGGCTGGAAAGTCTGTACCATCAGTGCCGGTTATACTTTTCAGAAATATGCCAAACTAAGAAAACTGAACAGTGACGGACGCTCATAG
- a CDS encoding sigma-70 family RNA polymerase sigma factor: MAEELNTIVNSNSELFEKEFLPHAEALYNFAYHLTYNEEDANDLVQDTFLKAYRFIDSYERGTNSKAWLFKILKNGFINEYRRKSRQPNEVDYEDFVTYQESDTAAGIGNMDLREDLFKGLIGDEVTRAVNGLPVDFRTVILLSDVEGFTYEEIAKIIDIPIGTVRSRLHRARNLMKEKLRDYAKKMGYKENR; encoded by the coding sequence GTGGCAGAAGAGCTGAATACCATCGTAAACAGCAACAGTGAGCTGTTTGAAAAAGAATTCCTCCCGCATGCGGAGGCGCTCTATAATTTCGCCTATCACCTTACGTATAACGAAGAAGATGCGAACGATCTCGTTCAGGACACCTTTTTAAAGGCATATCGTTTCATTGATTCGTATGAACGCGGAACGAACAGCAAAGCATGGTTGTTCAAAATTCTCAAGAATGGCTTCATTAATGAATACCGGCGTAAATCACGGCAACCGAATGAAGTGGATTATGAAGACTTTGTTACCTACCAGGAGAGTGACACCGCCGCCGGCATCGGCAACATGGATTTGCGGGAAGATCTTTTCAAGGGACTGATCGGTGATGAAGTAACAAGGGCCGTGAATGGATTGCCGGTAGATTTCAGAACCGTGATTCTGCTGAGCGATGTGGAAGGATTCACCTATGAAGAAATTGCCAAAATAATTGACATACCAATCGGCACCGTTCGTTCACGCCTGCATCGTGCACGCAACCTCATGAAAGAAAAATTACGGGACTATGCAAAAAAAATGGGGTATAAAGAAAATCGCTGA
- a CDS encoding amidohydrolase translates to MHKIDIHTHIIPEQLPEWARQFGYGGFVRLEHHKPCCARMMVDDKFFREIQDNCWDPEVRMKECDHHHVNVQVLSTIPVMFCYWSQPKHGWDVSKFLNDHIAGITKKYPQRFVGIGTVPMQDPDLAILELQRCVKELGMAGVQIGSNVNQKNLSDPSFFPFFEAAEQLGACVFVHPWEMMGREHMQQYWLPWLVGMPAETSRAICSMIFGGVLQRLPKLRVAFAHGGGSFPATIGRIEHGFQERPDLVAVDNHVNPKNYLGKFWLDSLVHDADMLQFIVKLTGEDKICLGSDYPFPLGELQPGKLIEEGNFPAAIKDKILWGNAWDWLGMPPAI, encoded by the coding sequence ATGCATAAGATTGATATTCACACGCACATCATACCGGAACAACTGCCGGAGTGGGCCAGGCAGTTCGGCTATGGAGGATTTGTTCGCCTCGAGCACCACAAGCCCTGTTGCGCGAGAATGATGGTGGATGATAAGTTTTTCAGGGAGATACAGGATAACTGCTGGGATCCGGAAGTACGCATGAAGGAATGCGATCATCATCATGTTAATGTGCAGGTGCTCAGCACGATTCCTGTTATGTTTTGTTACTGGTCGCAGCCAAAGCACGGATGGGATGTGTCAAAATTTTTGAATGATCACATTGCCGGTATCACAAAAAAATATCCGCAACGATTTGTAGGCATAGGAACTGTTCCGATGCAGGATCCGGACCTTGCCATTCTTGAATTACAGCGTTGTGTAAAAGAGCTGGGCATGGCCGGTGTGCAGATCGGATCGAATGTTAACCAGAAAAACCTCAGTGACCCGTCATTCTTTCCTTTTTTTGAAGCAGCCGAGCAACTCGGCGCCTGCGTCTTTGTTCACCCGTGGGAGATGATGGGCCGCGAACACATGCAGCAATACTGGCTGCCATGGCTTGTGGGCATGCCTGCGGAAACTTCCCGCGCCATTTGCTCCATGATTTTCGGTGGTGTGCTGCAGCGGCTGCCGAAGCTGCGGGTGGCATTTGCACATGGCGGCGGCTCATTTCCTGCCACCATCGGCCGCATTGAGCATGGCTTTCAGGAACGCCCCGACCTTGTTGCCGTTGACAACCATGTAAATCCTAAAAATTACCTCGGAAAGTTCTGGCTCGATTCACTGGTGCACGATGCCGACATGCTGCAGTTTATTGTAAAGCTGACCGGCGAAGACAAAATTTGCCTCGGAAGTGATTATCCTTTTCCGTTAGGAGAGTTACAACCGGGAAAACTGATTGAGGAAGGAAACTTCCCTGCAGCCATAAAAGATAAAATATTGTGGGGCAATGCATGGGATTGGCTTGGAATGCCTCCGGCAATATAA
- a CDS encoding zf-HC2 domain-containing protein translates to MQKKWGIKKIAERLGLKSRAKKNVYDCKETMKHVMMALDGELSADEEIAFLSHINHCSRCLEKYEIEKSFKQFLNERISRHQIPGQLVEQIRSRILGKADR, encoded by the coding sequence ATGCAAAAAAAATGGGGTATAAAGAAAATCGCTGAAAGACTGGGGCTGAAATCCCGGGCTAAAAAAAACGTGTACGATTGCAAAGAGACCATGAAGCACGTGATGATGGCGCTTGACGGCGAACTGTCTGCAGATGAAGAAATAGCTTTTCTTTCCCACATCAATCATTGCTCTCGTTGCCTGGAAAAATATGAGATTGAAAAATCATTCAAGCAATTCCTGAATGAAAGAATATCCCGTCACCAGATTCCCGGCCAATTGGTTGAGCAGATCCGTTCGCGTATCTTGGGCAAAGCCGACCGCTGA
- the meaB gene encoding methylmalonyl Co-A mutase-associated GTPase MeaB — protein MTVVSTLLQKIEAGDIKSLARAITLVENDLQGSEELLEKINARVIPVIGITGPPGAGKSSLVNAIVHHLLRNKCMIGIVAIDPSSPFNFGSLLGDRIRLAEHFNHPNVFIRSMATRGSLGGLSDKIMEVTDVMHAFPFDYIFIETVGVGQSEVEIAGLADTTIVVMVPEAGDEIQTMKAGLMEIADIFVVNKADRADADLFAKNLRTLAASVMQREWIIPVLKTVATSNNGIDALLEQIQQHRHAGVSNTRRLMLLAEKAWRIIQKEKMKSVDKKKLQAELEKASSRDGFNVYRFAKNF, from the coding sequence ATGACTGTCGTTTCCACCCTTTTACAAAAAATTGAAGCCGGAGATATCAAATCACTGGCAAGAGCCATTACACTGGTTGAAAATGATTTACAAGGCAGTGAGGAACTGCTCGAAAAAATTAATGCTCGGGTAATACCGGTGATCGGCATCACGGGGCCTCCCGGCGCAGGAAAGAGTTCATTGGTGAACGCAATTGTTCATCACCTGCTCAGGAATAAATGCATGATCGGAATCGTCGCGATCGACCCATCTTCCCCTTTTAATTTCGGCTCATTGCTCGGCGACCGCATCCGGCTGGCGGAACATTTCAATCATCCCAATGTCTTCATTCGTTCCATGGCAACGCGCGGTTCGCTTGGTGGTTTATCCGACAAGATCATGGAAGTAACCGATGTAATGCATGCCTTTCCCTTCGATTATATTTTTATTGAAACAGTCGGCGTTGGGCAGTCGGAAGTGGAAATTGCAGGATTAGCGGATACCACCATTGTGGTGATGGTGCCGGAAGCAGGTGATGAGATTCAAACCATGAAAGCAGGCCTGATGGAAATCGCCGACATTTTTGTGGTGAACAAAGCCGACCGTGCCGATGCTGATCTGTTTGCCAAAAACCTGCGCACCCTCGCCGCTTCGGTCATGCAACGGGAATGGATAATTCCCGTTTTGAAAACTGTGGCCACCAGCAATAACGGCATCGATGCATTGCTTGAGCAAATACAACAGCACAGGCATGCCGGTGTTTCCAATACCCGCCGGTTAATGCTGCTGGCGGAGAAAGCATGGCGTATCATTCAGAAAGAAAAAATGAAATCGGTCGACAAAAAAAAGCTCCAGGCCGAACTGGAAAAAGCAAGCTCCCGCGACGGGTTTAATGTGTATCGCTTCGCCAAAAATTTTTGA
- a CDS encoding O-antigen ligase family protein — MPSARNILGHLFSFFVIAIAFLLPAFPRTTGFLIAALTIIWLADGNIILKLKIIFRQPLALLFTGVYAAYLLGMIATVHLSAGTENLLLKISMLLFPLFFFAPGKLVLPPIRVVFRFFMLGCLFCCLLLLSIATVSFFSNGTNHFTYTNLTAPLAIHPSYCSMYLLFSIITLMLPFLERKNNHLFGNAVISGTAIVFFILMIFLLSARQEMIALLLLLPALLLYYFARRTNLLTGIAISAGMVGSLLLVIFFVPEAKMRLEKMQSQLEEPYTNNAPNSVTMRKVIWQSSLQVIQEHPFGVGTGDVTDALLQQYKENNLLSPLNDKLNAHNQFLQMALAIGIPGLLLFIISIIAALRAAVPARQPVYTLFLLLFLFCMVTESMLESEAGVVFFSYFNALLARAALMAENNESIGKTLLL; from the coding sequence ATGCCTTCCGCTAGAAACATTCTCGGCCACCTGTTTTCATTCTTTGTTATCGCCATTGCTTTTCTATTGCCGGCATTTCCGCGGACTACCGGCTTTCTGATAGCAGCACTTACCATCATCTGGTTGGCGGATGGCAATATCATATTAAAGCTGAAGATCATTTTCCGGCAACCGCTGGCGCTGCTTTTTACCGGAGTATATGCTGCATACCTGCTAGGCATGATCGCGACGGTTCATTTGTCAGCAGGCACCGAAAACCTGCTCTTGAAGATATCCATGTTGCTGTTCCCTCTATTTTTTTTCGCACCAGGCAAATTGGTACTTCCGCCGATAAGGGTGGTCTTCCGTTTTTTTATGCTGGGTTGTTTGTTTTGCTGCCTCCTGCTTCTCTCCATCGCCACCGTCTCCTTTTTTTCAAACGGGACGAACCATTTTACCTACACCAACCTGACTGCCCCGCTGGCCATTCATCCCTCGTATTGCTCCATGTATCTGCTCTTCAGCATCATCACGCTGATGCTTCCTTTCCTGGAAAGAAAAAATAATCACCTGTTCGGCAATGCCGTAATTTCAGGAACCGCCATTGTTTTTTTCATACTCATGATCTTTTTACTTTCCGCACGGCAGGAAATGATTGCCCTGCTGTTGCTCTTACCTGCTTTGCTGCTGTATTATTTTGCACGGAGAACAAATCTGCTGACAGGCATTGCCATCAGTGCAGGGATGGTTGGCAGCTTATTACTGGTGATATTTTTTGTGCCGGAAGCAAAAATGCGGCTGGAGAAAATGCAGTCGCAACTGGAAGAGCCTTACACCAATAATGCCCCGAATAGCGTAACCATGCGAAAAGTTATCTGGCAAAGCTCGCTGCAGGTCATTCAGGAGCATCCCTTCGGCGTGGGCACCGGCGATGTTACCGATGCACTGCTGCAGCAATACAAAGAGAATAATCTCTTATCGCCGCTGAACGATAAACTGAATGCACACAATCAGTTCCTGCAGATGGCCCTCGCTATTGGCATTCCCGGGTTACTCCTGTTTATCATTTCCATTATTGCCGCACTCAGGGCCGCTGTGCCGGCGCGGCAACCGGTGTACACATTGTTTCTGCTGTTATTCCTTTTTTGCATGGTTACCGAAAGCATGTTAGAATCGGAAGCCGGTGTAGTTTTCTTCTCTTACTTCAATGCCCTGCTGGCAAGAGCAGCGCTGATGGCTGAAAACAATGAAAGCATTGGCAAGACGCTGCTGCTATGA